A genome region from Vitis riparia cultivar Riparia Gloire de Montpellier isolate 1030 unplaced genomic scaffold, EGFV_Vit.rip_1.0 scaffold814_pilon_pilon, whole genome shotgun sequence includes the following:
- the LOC117910682 gene encoding zinc-finger homeodomain protein 1-like has translation MEGELYRECLRNHAASLGSYATDGCGEFTLDATSPGGLLCAACGCHRNFHRKLVSSTPFAEGRQQQSAAAVESPESERSEGHKKRLRTKFTADQKEKMLAFAEKIRWKMQRKEEEDEIEKFCRGVGVSRQVFKVWMHNHKNSSSSSSSASTTLTQ, from the coding sequence ATGGAGGGCGAGCTCTACAGGGAATGCCTGCGAAACCATGCCGCAAGCCTAGGCAGCTACGCCACCGACGGCTGCGGAGAGTTCACACTCGACGCCACCTCCCCCGGCGGCCTCCTCTGCGCTGCTTGTGGCTGCCACCGCAACTTCCACCGCAAGCTCGTCTCCAGTACCCCCTTCGCCGAGGGACGGCAGCAGCAGAGCGCTGCGGCGGTGGAGTCCCCGGAGTCGGAGAGGAGCGAGGGCCATAAGAAAAGGCTAAGGACGAAGTTCACGGCAGATCAGAAGGAGAAGATGCTAGCTTTTGCTGAGAAGATAAGGTGGAAGATGCAGAGGAAGGAGGAAGAGGACGAGATCGAGAAGTTCTGCCGAGGAGTTGGAGTGAGTAGGCAGGTTTTCAAGGTTTGGATGCACAACCACAAGAACTCTTCCTCTTCTTCGTCTTCTGCTTCTACCACTCTCACTCAATAG